In one Candidatus Nanopelagicales bacterium genomic region, the following are encoded:
- a CDS encoding prepilin-type N-terminal cleavage/methylation domain-containing protein, producing the protein MFDRLSKRRGDAGFTLIELLVVMIIIGILAAIGIPIFLSQRAKARDTATQADVSTVGKEIATYYVDNVGAPPVVTVAAGELRLDGVKVGNASDGTAFGNQTGLTSTTWCVSLTNPEGDTPTYRYSSAGGLEAGACA; encoded by the coding sequence ATGTTTGATCGTCTGAGCAAGAGAAGGGGAGACGCGGGCTTCACGCTCATCGAGCTCCTCGTAGTCATGATCATCATTGGAATCCTCGCAGCGATCGGTATCCCGATCTTCCTGAGCCAGCGGGCCAAGGCTCGTGACACTGCCACCCAGGCCGACGTGTCAACGGTTGGCAAGGAAATCGCGACCTACTACGTTGACAACGTGGGCGCGCCACCCGTTGTGACGGTGGCGGCAGGCGAACTGCGCTTGGATGGCGTCAAGGTCGGCAACGCTTCAGACGGTACGGCGTTTGGCAACCAAACTGGTCTTACCTCGACGACTTGGTGCGTCTCGTTGACGAACCCCGAAGGCGATACTCCCACATACCGCTACTCTTCGGCGGGTGGCTTGGAGGCTGGAGCTTGCGCCTAA
- a CDS encoding A24 family peptidase has product MPNVIVLPSYVVAGLLLLLPAIVDGRWNDYLNAWLGALALFAFYFLLAFVYPAGMGFGDVKLAGVLGLYLGWLGWGPLIVGAFLGFLLGALVGGGLMLAKRAGRKTAIPFGPFMIAGALIAVVFGQSLADTYTGTLLG; this is encoded by the coding sequence CTGCCTAACGTCATTGTCCTGCCGTCCTACGTCGTCGCCGGTCTACTGCTCTTGCTCCCAGCCATCGTCGATGGTCGTTGGAACGACTACCTGAATGCCTGGCTGGGTGCCCTGGCGCTGTTCGCGTTCTACTTCCTCCTCGCGTTCGTCTATCCCGCGGGGATGGGGTTCGGTGACGTCAAACTCGCCGGCGTCCTGGGGCTCTACCTGGGCTGGCTCGGATGGGGGCCACTCATCGTGGGCGCCTTCCTCGGATTCCTCCTCGGTGCCCTGGTCGGCGGCGGCCTCATGCTCGCCAAGCGAGCCGGACGCAAGACCGCGATTCCGTTCGGACCCTTCATGATCGCCGGCGCGCTGATCGCTGTCGTGTTCGGCCAATCGCTCGCTGACACCTACACCGGGACCCTGCTCGGATAA
- the pilM gene encoding type IV pilus assembly protein PilM, whose protein sequence is MGGHSRIGLDISTSCVRAAQISVRDGVFQLDRFGQMPLPIGAVVEGEVRDPQLVGTAIKHLWKQGKFKGKDVSIGISSQRVVVRLMDLPYVAPEDRRKSLPMMVGEQVPMPVDEAVLDFVPLGQGTGGEGNTPTTHGLLVAAAEDAILRAIQAAEIGGLKVIDVDLTPFALVRALVRADPLGMSTETEAVVDIGATTTNLVVHVNGIPQFVRILMMGGQNVTERLIEQLGVNLPTAESLKRENSISDSDATPDSPVGIMGDVIGQLIDEIRGSLDYYLATSSVDRIDRIVLTGGGSLVPGFEERLETATGLPVRRGMALTTLGPGSSGLTPDHLSFADPLAAAAVGLAIWDDA, encoded by the coding sequence ATGGGCGGACATAGCCGCATCGGTCTCGACATCTCCACGTCCTGCGTTCGAGCCGCGCAGATCTCTGTGCGCGACGGGGTCTTCCAGCTGGATCGCTTCGGTCAGATGCCGCTGCCCATCGGGGCCGTCGTCGAAGGCGAAGTACGCGACCCGCAGTTGGTCGGCACCGCCATCAAACACCTGTGGAAGCAGGGCAAGTTCAAGGGCAAGGACGTCTCGATCGGCATCTCCAGTCAACGGGTCGTCGTCAGGCTGATGGACCTGCCCTACGTGGCCCCCGAGGACCGGCGCAAGAGCCTGCCGATGATGGTCGGTGAACAAGTTCCCATGCCCGTCGACGAGGCGGTGCTCGACTTCGTACCCCTGGGCCAAGGAACCGGGGGAGAGGGCAACACCCCCACCACCCACGGACTACTGGTTGCCGCCGCCGAGGACGCCATCCTGCGCGCCATCCAGGCGGCCGAGATCGGCGGCCTGAAGGTCATCGATGTCGATCTGACCCCCTTCGCACTGGTCCGCGCCCTGGTAAGAGCCGACCCGCTCGGGATGTCGACCGAAACCGAGGCTGTCGTCGACATCGGAGCGACCACCACCAATCTCGTGGTCCACGTCAACGGCATCCCACAGTTCGTGCGCATCCTCATGATGGGTGGCCAGAACGTCACCGAACGCCTCATCGAGCAACTCGGCGTGAACCTGCCCACCGCCGAATCCCTCAAGCGTGAGAACTCGATCAGTGACTCCGATGCAACGCCCGACTCGCCCGTCGGCATCATGGGCGACGTGATCGGGCAGCTGATCGACGAGATCCGCGGATCGCTGGACTACTACCTGGCAACGAGCAGCGTCGACCGGATCGACCGCATCGTCCTGACCGGCGGCGGCTCCTTGGTGCCCGGTTTCGAAGAACGACTCGAAACCGCGACGGGTCTGCCCGTGCGTCGCGGCATGGCCTTGACCACCCTTGGGCCCGGCAGCAGCGGACTCACCCCTGACCACCTATCCTTCGCCGATCCCCTGGCAGCAGCTGCCGTCGGCCTGGCAATCTGGGACGACGCATGA
- a CDS encoding TIGR03767 family metallophosphoesterase, with amino-acid sequence MAGLSRRGFLAATSGLAAMWGMPFGELGSALAAPATRGDVPTTLLQTIRQRTVGNKQYRTLATAAGEPYIPRYDLLGREGSPGRTGSRRSIVYLGHMTDIHVIDAQSPARLEPLMAQSPGTWQGAIRPQDTMSVNVQAQMIAAMTAAKYSPLTGAPMAAVYNTGDSADQHSTLELRWYIDNMDGVPITPNSGLVGQYEGPQVWEEAIYAWHPEDPDSDQFGAYGFPRVEGLLTAAVSQNVASRGLPIPWYAVYGNHDTLYFGAFEIGEALRALAVGDRKPALYPALGQLYFDGLRSESNVLARLEHVLTTNFGRQDGIRAVTPDPKRKMFDQLQFMAEHFTTQPNPGPIGHGFTQDNLDTGKTFWAADIGPHLRLFGLDTCNQVMGADGAVPQSQFDWLRDELAAARDENKMAIVISHHNSKTLENKAVATVGESEPLINTEQFIDMLLDYPNVIAWSNGHTHINTIVAHPRANGKGGFWEVTAASCIDYPQQQQLLEVVDNRDGTISIFATTLDHMSPATWTPGDFSQEGLASLSRELASNDWTANPLMRLGSPLDRNVELLLPAPFDMETITDAALEKETMARKARLVANERAGAA; translated from the coding sequence GACGTCCCCACGACGTTGCTGCAGACCATCCGCCAGCGCACGGTGGGAAACAAGCAGTACCGCACGTTGGCCACCGCCGCCGGGGAGCCGTACATCCCCCGCTACGACCTGTTGGGGCGTGAGGGAAGCCCGGGACGAACGGGGAGTCGGCGCTCCATCGTCTACCTGGGGCACATGACGGACATTCACGTCATCGACGCGCAATCACCCGCCCGTCTCGAGCCGTTGATGGCCCAAAGCCCCGGCACGTGGCAGGGCGCGATCCGTCCCCAGGACACGATGTCCGTCAACGTTCAGGCGCAGATGATCGCCGCCATGACGGCCGCCAAGTACAGCCCGCTCACCGGCGCTCCGATGGCCGCGGTGTACAACACCGGCGACAGCGCCGACCAGCACTCGACCCTGGAGCTGCGCTGGTACATCGACAACATGGACGGCGTCCCGATCACCCCCAACAGCGGTCTCGTCGGTCAGTACGAGGGCCCGCAGGTGTGGGAGGAGGCCATCTACGCCTGGCACCCGGAGGATCCCGACAGCGACCAGTTCGGTGCCTATGGGTTCCCTCGAGTCGAGGGCCTGCTCACGGCCGCCGTGTCTCAGAATGTGGCCTCGCGGGGGCTGCCGATCCCCTGGTACGCGGTGTACGGCAATCACGACACGCTGTACTTCGGCGCCTTCGAGATCGGTGAGGCGTTGCGAGCGCTCGCGGTCGGGGATCGCAAACCGGCCCTGTATCCGGCGTTGGGTCAGTTGTACTTCGACGGGTTGCGCAGCGAGAGCAACGTTCTGGCCCGGCTGGAACATGTGCTGACCACGAACTTCGGGCGCCAGGACGGCATCAGGGCCGTGACACCTGACCCGAAGCGCAAGATGTTCGACCAACTGCAGTTCATGGCCGAGCACTTCACCACCCAACCGAACCCCGGCCCGATCGGGCACGGGTTCACGCAGGACAACCTCGACACCGGTAAGACCTTCTGGGCTGCCGACATCGGCCCGCACCTGCGACTGTTCGGTCTCGACACCTGCAATCAGGTGATGGGCGCCGACGGAGCCGTGCCGCAGTCGCAGTTCGACTGGCTGCGCGACGAACTCGCCGCGGCCCGCGATGAGAACAAGATGGCGATCGTCATCAGCCACCACAACAGCAAGACGCTGGAGAACAAGGCTGTCGCGACAGTGGGGGAGTCGGAGCCGCTGATCAACACCGAACAGTTCATCGACATGCTGCTGGACTATCCCAATGTGATCGCCTGGTCGAACGGTCACACCCACATCAACACGATCGTGGCCCACCCCCGAGCCAACGGGAAGGGCGGCTTCTGGGAGGTCACAGCGGCCTCCTGCATCGACTACCCCCAGCAGCAGCAACTGCTCGAAGTGGTCGACAACCGCGACGGCACCATCTCGATCTTCGCCACGACGCTCGACCACATGAGTCCCGCGACCTGGACGCCGGGGGACTTCTCCCAAGAGGGCCTGGCGTCTCTGAGTCGGGAGTTGGCGTCCAACGACTGGACCGCGAACCCGCTCATGCGTCTCGGCTCGCCATTGGACCGCAACGTCGAACTCCTGCTGCCGGCGCCGTTCGACATGGAGACCATCACCGACGCGGCCCTGGAGAAGGAAACCATGGCCCGCAAGGCACGACTGGTGGCCAACGAGCGAGCAGGTGCGGCATGA
- a CDS encoding prepilin peptidase yields the protein MTLVELGVALVFGLVIGSFLNVVIWRVPRGESIVTPGSGCPSCGHEIRAYDNIPLLSWLILRGRCRDCGEPISPRYPIVELTTGLLFVLMTWNFGLNLGTARLPVLRRCRGCSGADRPRHPAPA from the coding sequence GTGACGTTGGTAGAACTTGGCGTTGCCCTGGTGTTCGGGCTCGTGATCGGTTCGTTCCTGAACGTGGTCATCTGGCGCGTGCCCCGCGGGGAATCGATCGTCACCCCGGGATCAGGTTGCCCCTCGTGCGGTCACGAGATCCGCGCCTACGACAACATCCCCCTGCTGTCGTGGTTGATCCTGCGCGGCCGTTGTCGCGACTGCGGCGAACCGATCTCGCCGCGGTATCCGATCGTCGAACTCACCACCGGCTTGCTGTTCGTGCTCATGACGTGGAACTTCGGCCTCAACTTGGGAACTGCCCGCCTACCTGTACTTCGCCGCTGTCGGGGTTGCTCTGGCGCTGATCGACCTCGACACCCGGCGCCTGCCTAA
- a CDS encoding prepilin-type N-terminal cleavage/methylation domain-containing protein, translating into MRKPTLVAEAGAKRTGAGDAGVTLIELLITMAVFSLVIGLIFQGVITVQRMAEESRRDAESVSQLRQGLAIIDRQVRSGNVLYSPGDEDQVLSTCEGTGTSGSCMRVYTQANGDERCVQWQVIADADAPGTSALRMRSWSPTWQTDGLTTGWSTVSRGLVNPGEGNWPFTLQGGTSAFASRLLDVNLGAVDLNDPSESDELSASISGRNTNYGYDAGRCSPAPTA; encoded by the coding sequence ATGCGTAAACCGACACTTGTCGCTGAGGCCGGTGCCAAACGCACGGGTGCCGGTGATGCGGGCGTGACCCTTATCGAGTTGCTGATCACGATGGCCGTATTCTCGCTGGTCATCGGACTGATCTTCCAGGGCGTGATCACGGTCCAGCGCATGGCTGAGGAGTCCCGACGCGACGCCGAATCCGTGAGCCAGCTTCGCCAAGGATTAGCGATCATCGACCGCCAGGTCAGGTCGGGCAATGTGCTCTACAGCCCAGGCGACGAAGACCAGGTCCTGTCCACCTGTGAGGGCACCGGAACCTCCGGTTCATGCATGCGTGTCTACACGCAGGCGAACGGCGATGAGCGCTGCGTCCAATGGCAGGTGATCGCCGACGCCGACGCACCCGGCACCAGTGCCTTGCGCATGAGGAGTTGGAGTCCCACCTGGCAGACGGACGGGCTTACGACGGGTTGGTCGACCGTCTCGCGAGGATTGGTCAACCCGGGTGAGGGCAACTGGCCCTTCACTCTCCAAGGCGGGACAAGCGCTTTCGCCTCCCGACTTCTGGACGTCAATCTGGGGGCTGTGGATCTGAACGATCCGTCCGAGAGTGACGAACTCAGCGCGTCGATTTCCGGACGTAACACCAACTACGGGTATGACGCGGGTCGCTGCAGTCCTGCGCCGACAGCATGA
- a CDS encoding prepilin-type N-terminal cleavage/methylation domain-containing protein, with amino-acid sequence MTTTKRSVSDAGFTLMELIVSMLILSLVMIGLTGVFISSAKTVGQAKQRQQATALATQTLEQLRALPYDLIVSGINQTTTEFASDIRIIDKESTPRLAPAGSSINEELVLNSTGTTAPLSPHMQVDDD; translated from the coding sequence ATGACTACGACGAAGAGATCAGTTTCGGACGCCGGGTTCACCCTCATGGAGTTGATCGTCTCCATGCTCATCTTGAGCCTCGTGATGATCGGTTTGACCGGCGTCTTCATCAGTTCGGCCAAGACAGTCGGCCAGGCCAAACAGCGACAACAGGCGACTGCCCTGGCGACCCAAACCCTTGAGCAACTGCGAGCGCTCCCGTATGACCTCATCGTTTCCGGTATCAACCAGACAACGACGGAGTTCGCGTCGGACATCCGAATCATCGACAAGGAGTCGACGCCGCGGCTAGCACCCGCCGGGTCCAGCATCAACGAGGAACTGGTACTCAACTCCACTGGCACAACGGCGCCGCTGAGCCCCCATATGCAGGTCGATGACGATTGA